The genome window CATGACGGCAGCGGCAACCAGAATCTTCTTCATCTTTTCTTTCCTTTTGAGGTGCGGGACTGCGCTTTGATGGAGCACAGCTCCCAATAGAGTATGAATCCCTTAGGATCCAACCTTCGGCAGAATGTTAACCTGAAAAAAAATGGATGACGAGAAGTAAGACGACGTTACTATCTCTTTAAGAGTATTGCTGAATCAGAAATTGAAGAGATTTTGATACATGTAAAAGAGAAACTCTGTCCTTAACGGTGAAAATTTAAGGAATGCATTACTTCTCCTCTTTTGAAATGCGTATAAACCCGCTTATCCGCAGTGGGCATTTCTGTTGAAGCAGCTAGTCCTTTTTTCGGAGGAATCGAAATATGCCGTTGCTCTCCCGTGAGGATTTTCAGGCGCTCTATGCACTTGAGCGCGAAGCGGGCTCGGGCCTGAGCGTTGCTGAGCTCAGAAAGGAGCTCTCGCTGACGTTTCCCGAAGGCGCCCGCGTTCTCACGCGCGGTTCGGAAGACTATCCGCAGGCGCTTGACGCTCTCGCAGATCCGCCGAAGGTGCTTTGCGCCCTGGGGGACCTGACGCTCCTCGATCGACAGCTTCTTGTTTCCATTGTGGGCTCAAGAAATGCTTCTTCCGAGCGGTGCGAAGCCGCATCCTTCCTGGCGTCCGATCTTGCCGCGAGAGGCGCCGTCATTGTCTCCGGGCTTGCGGCCGGCATCGACCGCGCCGCGCACGAAGGGGCGCTCGCCGCATGGACGAATGAATCCCGCCGCGGGCGCACGGCGGCAGTGCTCGGTACTCCGCTTTCCTTCCCCTGGCCGCCCGAGAACGCAATGCTCTATGAGGAAATCGTCGCGACAGGGCTTGCGCTTTCCGAGGCGCCGCAGGCTGAAGGCCGGCGCTTTGATCCCAATGAGCGGATGAGGTCGCTCAAGCACCGCAACCGCATCGTGGCAGCGCTTGGCACCGGAACGCTCGTCATGGCGGCGGCTCCCGGGTCCAGTACGCTTATTGAGGTTGACTATGCGCTCGGTCTCCGCCGTCCGGTCATCCTCTGGCACGAGTGCGCGAATGAACCCTGGGCGAAGGAGCTTCTTGCCCGGGATCTCAGGGACGGCGACGGCCGTGCGCTTGTTGCGGTCGCCCGGGATGCGGTTGAAGTGGAGGAGATCCTTTCGCCCTGGAGCCGCGTCTGGTGGCTTTAAATCTCAGTGTTTCCTCTGGTGAGGCAGCTGCCTCACCTGGACCATGAGAAGGCCTGCGAGCATCAGGAGCGATCCCGCGATGAAGGCCGGACCGATGGATTCGCCGAGGAGCAGAACAGAAAAGAGGACGCCGAAAAAGGGCGTCATGAAGACGAGGACGCCTAAGCGCGCGGCGAGATAGATCTTGAGCATCTGGCACCAGACAAGGTACGACGCAAAGGAGACGATGAAGATCTGAAAAAGAAGACTCGCCCAGGCGACCGGCGTCCCGATGAAGGTCGCCTGGCCGGTAAGGAAGGCAATGGGCGTGAGGGTTGCCGCCGCGAAGATGAGCTGGGAAAAAAGCATCTGCGTGGGGGCGGCGTTGTTCATCGTCGTCGCTCTCAGGAACACGGTCGTGAGTCCCCAGGAGACGCCCGAAAGAAGGCCGAGGAAGTCGCCGAGTATCCAGAGCTCGCCCCCGGTCGATGTTCCGGCTAGGAAGGCGGGGACGAAGAAGGCCGTCACGATGCCCGCAAAGGCCACGAAAAGTCCGGCCCACTGAATGAAGGAGAGACGCTCCTCGGGGAGTCGAATCGAGAGCCCTACGGCAGCAAAGAAAGGCGCCGTATAGAGAAGCACGGACATGTGGGATGCGGTCGTGAACCGGAGGCCTTCGGCCACGAAGAAGAATTCACCCACAAAGCCGAGGCCCACGAGCGCGACGTCGCGGAACCTGACGTTCCAGTTCCATTTCTCATGGAGAAAGAAGCGGTTGGCGATGAGGAGCAGAACCGCAGCCGCAGCGGAGCGCAGGCCAACCTGCAGCATGGGACTGATGTCCGTCCCGGCAGCCTTGATGGCAGTCTGCTGCATGCCCCAGGTCATGGAGAGGAGAACGCAGATGAGAAAGGCGCGAAGGTCGATGGGCCGGCGGACGGGAGCAGTTGGGAGAGCCATGACTGAAGGCAGGCGGAGAAAGTCTGAAGGTAAAGAGCGCAACTATACGCCTCGCGCTGAAGTCTGCTTAGTCACGGGATGTCTTTTGCCGGTTTGACGGAGTCTCGGGAAGCGCTTTCCCGCAGATGCATCTGAGAGATTGAGGAGCAGCGCGCAAAAAAAAAATCCCGCCGAAGCGTTTTGCGCCGGCGGGAATAGAAGAAAGGAGAGAAGAAGGAATTGGGTTCCGTGCGGTTACTTCACCTTGAAGTCGAACTCGTGGCACTGGTTGCAGTAGTTTTCGCTTTCCTGATGCATCAGGTGGCAGTTCGTGCATTCGAGCGTGTCGCCGTAGTGCGGCGAGACATGCGGATTGGTGGGCTTGACGTTCTTCGTCTTCGCAACGAGCTGCTTGGTATTGTGGCAGCCCGTGCAGGTTTCGATCGTCGGCATCTCGGGATTCTTCATGTCCTGACCGTGGCAGGTCTGGCACTGAAGGCCGGCTTTGATGTGCTGTTCGGCGAGCTTTTCGCCCGCCTGAGCGGAAGCGGCGCTGCCGAGCAGGATGGCCGTGGCAGCAACGGCAGTAAGGAGAGAACGGAGCATTCTGGGGCCTGATGGGAAGGTTATTCGGAAA of Sutterella faecalis contains these proteins:
- a CDS encoding DNA-processing protein DprA gives rise to the protein MPLLSREDFQALYALEREAGSGLSVAELRKELSLTFPEGARVLTRGSEDYPQALDALADPPKVLCALGDLTLLDRQLLVSIVGSRNASSERCEAASFLASDLAARGAVIVSGLAAGIDRAAHEGALAAWTNESRRGRTAAVLGTPLSFPWPPENAMLYEEIVATGLALSEAPQAEGRRFDPNERMRSLKHRNRIVAALGTGTLVMAAAPGSSTLIEVDYALGLRRPVILWHECANEPWAKELLARDLRDGDGRALVAVARDAVEVEEILSPWSRVWWL
- a CDS encoding DMT family transporter: MALPTAPVRRPIDLRAFLICVLLSMTWGMQQTAIKAAGTDISPMLQVGLRSAAAAVLLLIANRFFLHEKWNWNVRFRDVALVGLGFVGEFFFVAEGLRFTTASHMSVLLYTAPFFAAVGLSIRLPEERLSFIQWAGLFVAFAGIVTAFFVPAFLAGTSTGGELWILGDFLGLLSGVSWGLTTVFLRATTMNNAAPTQMLFSQLIFAAATLTPIAFLTGQATFIGTPVAWASLLFQIFIVSFASYLVWCQMLKIYLAARLGVLVFMTPFFGVLFSVLLLGESIGPAFIAGSLLMLAGLLMVQVRQLPHQRKH
- a CDS encoding cytochrome c3 family protein, with the protein product MLRSLLTAVAATAILLGSAASAQAGEKLAEQHIKAGLQCQTCHGQDMKNPEMPTIETCTGCHNTKQLVAKTKNVKPTNPHVSPHYGDTLECTNCHLMHQESENYCNQCHEFDFKVK